In Procambarus clarkii isolate CNS0578487 chromosome 17, FALCON_Pclarkii_2.0, whole genome shotgun sequence, the sequence TTGAGCTGTGAATGTTTAATATCCCTAAACTCTGAATGAACAAATTTGGCTATGATGgagattaaacaaaaaaaaaatattaatataatacatTAATTCCTTAATTATTCAGGCACTGATTGCAACCCAACAAGCGTATAATATACACCAATTTACAGATTATTAACCCACATCAACCCACTAAACGCCGATTCTAATTAATACTGAAAAGCGTATATATCAAATTAGTTGTTAACTTTTTAAAAACAATTGAATTAGTCCGCTAGCGTGAATTATGTATTTATTATGAAAACTAATTTTCTGAAAATATATGTACCAGACCAGGGAACCAATGTGTACAATCAGAGCCCGGATTTATCACCTGAGAACGGTCAACTTACCTTCAGTAAGCCGCTGCTGCTGAAGCGACAGCCTACCCTTAAGGGTCTTTCAAGATTCCTAGCTCCTTAGCAACATAACCTGCAGAAAAAAATCAACATTTGTTTATTATCTCTTAGGATAAAATAGCAATAAAATTTCTTAAAGCAATAAAATCCTTAGCATACaatatgaatgtatatatatatatatatatatatatatatatatatatatatatatatatatatatatatatatatatatatatatatatatatatatatatatatatatatatatatttaaagggAGTACCAGCTCTgtcaaattaactctccaaagttcattttcatactttatttaagtctgacgcctagaagcgcttCGCAAGAACACTTTttaaattttcaaagacaaatttacaTCCTCAGATCGTGCTTATATtcggttttgggtgaggtgataggacACAAATCAATGgaaaaagacagaacacgaaacaataatgTATGTTTTATCTCGTTGCGTCCgtgctggttcggggtcttgaagtgggtagaatgtaagtatgtgttaattggctgttgattgctagttaTTCCCGGATTGTTAACCATAATATCGTGGATAATAACATTTTATTAACCAGCAACCACGATCCGCAGACCACACAAGCAGCAGCCTGCAGCTCTTATCAACTGAGCCACCAGCACCTCCATCCCCCTGATAAGAAGGATATCTACCTGCTGTCCAAATGGACGACTTCTTCTTTATTatgtcagtatatatatatatatatatatatatatatatatatatatatatatatatatatatatatatatatatatatatattagagacttACATGTAATGAGAAACACTCGTTAGAGGCAGCGGAATGAGAGACGTATACTTGTTAGATGTACtgaggttaccttgcgatgatttcggggctcaacgtccctgaggcccggtcctcgacctggcctccgagtgagtgagtgagagtaagtaaCGAATGAGAGTGACAAGTAACATTAGGCAAATGGACGTCGCGAGAGTTCGCGACGTCCATTTGCCTATGTTACTCGTGAGAAACTGTGGCAAGAAGATACGCACTCGTTATATGCACTTTCACTAAGAGACGCACTCCAGATATATATAGTATAGCAGGTCACTGCCAAAAGGGGATTGATATAAACCCCCTATACTTTCCATTCATCAACCGCCAATACCCTTCCAACCCTCAAACCCCCAACTCCCTCCCCTAACccaaaacaccaccactacctctttGCTGGAAGCTCTACTGTCACAACCCAACACAATTCATTTGCTCCCTCTTCAGCCAAAGAACCCCTCCCTAGCCCTCACTATCCCATAACACATCCCTAACACAATCCCCTCATATAAATGCCATTCCCTTCCCCCAACCAACCCCTACCCTTATCCACCATTGGCCTCCACCCTGCACCAATCGCTTCTGCTTCCTGACCATAGTTATAAGTATCGATTAATCTCCTTGTTTTCAACAGATGGCATATTTCATCTCAGAAGTTATTAAGCTAGAAACCAAAATATGTTATCTTTTAAGGCAAAGTTGTCTTGGATCGAGGTTATAGTGTTGAGGAATTAAGGTTGGATGCCGTTTCTCTCTTCATGTGTAGTAATGCACATATAGCATTATTTACATGTGTGTGGCGTACATAGCAGCTCACACACGAGATGTATAATAGTCATGACATTTAGGGATGGGATATTGGAGTCGCATGAAGGTGATATACGATGCCAGTAAAAGATCATTGCTGCTTGCAGGCCATTGCTGCTTGCAGGCCATTGTTGCTTGCAGGCCATTGTTGCTTGCAGGCCATTGTTGCTTGCAGGTGATCATTACGTTCATTGTGTATTAATATTAGAGTGAAAGACCTGTGTATGTGTTGGGGGGGATTGAGGGTGTGTTAACTATATGTGCCGGCAGAGGGGAGCTGTtagttcttgggccccgcctttgtcACTGTCGGTTACCTATTGTTCAGGCTCCCTACCTcattttctctatcatatctactatgtaactagcttcacaagaatGTTTCTTGCTTAGCTATTTTAATTTTTAAGTTCAGTTTCTAAGCACataatgtgcctctgtaacctttcccACTGTAGCTCACAGGATGgatgtggggtccactacagctcacaggatgggtgtgggggtccactacagctcacaggatgggcatggggtccactatagcTCACAGGATGgatgtggggtccactacagctcacaggatgggtgtggggtccattacagctcacaggatgggtgtggggtccactacagctcactggatgggtgtggggttcactacagctcacaggatgggtgtggagtccactacagctcacaggatgggtgtggggtccactacagctcacaggatgggcgtgggggtccACTgcaactcacaggatgggtgtaagAGGCCACTgcagctcacaggatgggtgtggggtccacaacatctcacaggatgggtgtggggtccactcagCTAACATCATGTGGGtatcagctctactccaatccacgggatgggtatggatgAATAATAAATGAAGAAAATCAGTGACACGTGTACATCAAGAAGAGGGCCACAACTCTatatagtcactacacacacacacacacacacacacacacacacacacacacacacacacacacacacacacacacacacacacacacaaccttacaCCCCACCAGCCTCTTCCTCAGTGGAACACTCCTGGCAGCTATTCATCGCTCCATCGACGATAACCAGACAATAGCCTTCGATCCCAACACAACACAATGAACCCATTCGATCTTAAGGATGTAGGATCGTGCTCTGCGGGAGGCCTGAAGGGCTTTCTTTGCAGAGCTAAGCCAACGGAGGAGAGAAAGTCTGTCATGGATTTAGGCGGTGATATCCCGCTTCTCAGCTCATCAGTCAAGGCCAGTGACGTCAAGGATAGGATGCACAATACATAGAGGACGTCACTTTTTACTTGTTGGTGTAGTGCGGGTGTCAAATAGTCAACAAAATTCAATGTTTATGTGCGTTTGAGATATTTATACATTTATaatctttgtttatatatgtttaAGCAGAGGATGTTTGTGAAAGGTTGGAggtcagatgcttggggctagactcacccaactttgcagggtgcaTGGTCTGGTGTATAGGACGGACATAGGCGGATTTGAGTCGCCAGAATTTGAGAGGGAACAGGATGGCACACTCACGTTGTGACTCCTCATCCCCACGACTGATTTTGGCACTGCCGTCGGCTGCACCTCCTAATTATTTTATAAACATAAATCTCCAAACAGTTTTTTTCCTATATTACTATAAACAATTATGCTCAGATCTTGGGAAAATTTATAAaattaatacaaaaattataaattaaaattaataaaacaGATATTCTCTCATAGCTTCAAAGGCTTTCTCAAGTCCCATACCTTTATCAAAGTCAATGGGATAACATTGACTTTGCTCAAGGCGCTCAATCATCAACACTTGATGCAGTTTACTTGGCTGTAAATAACTTATGATGACTTGACCCTAATGTTTACACAGATCAGTTGATCCATTAATTGGTCGACTTTTGGCAGATCCTAAGGTTAATTGAAGCAACATAAATACGCAGCCTACTGCTGTTTCACTAACAACTGTCAGaattttatacacacacacacacacacacacacacacacacacacacacacacacacacacacacacacacacacacacacacacacacacacacacacacacacacatacatatggaAAGGGTCTggaagctgagcggacagcgcgcagaacttgtaattctgtggcccgggttcgattcccggaccaagcagaaacaaatgagcaaagtttctttcatcctgatgcttctgttactaacagtaaataggtacctgggagttacagctgttacgggcttcttcctgtgtgtgtggggggtgggaggggaaattagttagtagttagaaacagttgattgacagttgagaggcgggccgaaagagcagagctcaacccccgcaagcacaacttggtgaatacaactaggtgaatatacacacagaCTCCATGACCTCCATTTGCCCAGTGTGACTAATTCTTCATTGTGTTTAATCATCACAATATTCTTCGTTTGCCTACATATTTATCTTAAGCCTTGTCATTGTTTAACATTATCCGTCAAGATATTAttcataataaatatttatttagttatttgttCTACTTCTTCGCTTCCTTAAATAAAAGAAATCTCTACCCGACAAAAACAATTTATGAAAATATAAGTAAATAATAAATTCTTTAATTCTGtgaaagaaaacaaaaaaatgtCTTGTCTTTCACCAGCTTCGTAAGCTTAAAAGCGTGAAGCTAATAAGATAAATATGAAAACCGATTAGTTCTATCACCAAAGTCCTAATTTCTTGGCAAGCGTGCTGATTCAGCAAATACTTTCTTCCAAGATCAAAGTCCGAGCCACGTTCCTTTTTGCGCGCGTCTGTGAACACTGTCAAAGGAAGAGGCCCAGAAGATTGCTTTAAGACATAAGCAGCTTTGAGAACAAAGGTCGGCTTCGGAGCCATACCCGGCCCTCTGAGGAGGTGTTAATTAAATATCGAGTCTTATATTCATCTTCATCTCAACTGATGTTATTAAATCGTATTTGGTGCCCGGGAATATTTTGTAAATGAcgcataaataaatacaaatagatttaaaaattatttcattatttatctttgtatttatctatatataataGAATGTCGATCTGTTTGATAGTCTGATGTACGAGGTTAGAGGCTTGGGGTTAGTCTTACTCAGGTTTCGTGAAACATGGAGGTATGTGAGTGTCACAGGACAGTCGAGGTCGGCCCAAGTGCCAAGCTTTAAGAAATTTCGGCATCATAAGTGCCTTCTTCTTCCTCCGATTATAAAGGCCTGAAGTAAATCATGGGATGAAATATTCTCACAGGATGAAAGTGACCTTTGCTGAACATTCTAAATGTATTTTTTTCATATCAAGCCCAGGATACGGGACTGGAAGAGAGGGACATATGTAGGTGACACCCTAGTTAACGAAAGGTTCCCAGTCAATCTCCCAAACGTTTAAACAGGACAAATGAAAAACAATTGGACCCCGAGGATACAGAAGTTACGAGTAGTTACGAGTATACAACCTGTTTAGGCATTGTTAGGCGCCTTGAAAGGAATGTTGTTGTCTTAGCAATGTAGTGAGTTGTCTGGGGCGGACAGCCCCCCCAAATGGACATGTGAAGACGACATTCATCTCAATCAAAGGGTTTTGTCTGGTGTCTGGAGAGTATGTCATGACCAGGTTGGCAGTCTTCTCGctcttataatatatattattagttcAGTCTTCTAGTTGGTGTCAGTAGACATCACAATTCTGTCAATAATGTCTTCCAGGAGCCTCTCCTCCGTTTTGTAGGCCATGGAGAAGTGACTGTTGAGTATTTTAATATTTTAGACCGATAATGTACTGTTGTCTATTATGTCTGaggtagtaaatatatatatatatatatatatatatatatatatatatatatatatatataatatatagctatatatattatataataattatatcgtGAGAGTGTGTatatgcgcgtgtgtgtgtgttaagagatAGATTTTCTTGTTCCACATTTCAATCTTATGATAAACAGTATTATATGAGAAAAGATAcatcttttttatttatttaaatcagTTTTTTAGGAGAAAATAATCCATTATCAGTGCTAAAATAAATAACAAATTACACGCTGCCTGGCTGATTGATCTCTCCATAGCACAAGCTACAAGGCGCCCGAGGGCGTTGCCAACACCAATGGGCCTGATTACCCATTCCTTTGTAACGTACAGAGAGGTGCTGCtgcgaagaagaagaagaagaagagaatcTCCGTGAAGGTTGCCAGTCAGGTACATGTTGAAGAATCTTGCGAGTTCGGACAGAAGGGTCTGAGCACCAAGTGCTGGATTTAGCATTTGTTTGATGCGTTGGTCTCTTAGTCCAGTGAAGACACCTCTTTTATACACCTCAGTTTCTTTAACTGTTAAAAAGTCTAGTATAACATTTTCCTGAGAATGACTCGTTGCTTAGAACTCTATGTGGGGTTCAGTTTTGTTCATCTTGGGCTGTTGTAATGTCTCTtgaggtaattttgtattttctcTTCTATTTTCTTTCTAATTTGCACTCTAATTTTCAGGTTATCAGATAAGGTATTGTTAGCatttcatttgcatgtttttttGTAGAACGAGGAAGGTGAACTAAGTTATCTTGTTTGGGAACCAATTTTCTGCCATAATTACTGAAGTAGTCAATGGTTTGCCTGTCCTTAGGGgtgcgcaacccgttctcgcaaatttaataagtcaatattgacttattaaatatgtgcataggtgacatacttaacataatagatacccttaaaaaaattcatagaaaacaccgaccttacctaaccttgttaatatcttaagataagcatcttattgcttcgtaattacaattattacctaacctataataggtataggttaagtaataattgtaattacgaagcaataagatgcttatcttaaaatactaacaaggttaggtaaggtcggtgttttctatgaatctttttaagggtatctattatgtttagtatatcacctatgcacgtagttaataagtcaatattgactttacgaatttgcgagaacgggttggggtgcGACAAGGCATGCATTACCAAGCAACAAAAGATTGCACCAAGCTTTGATGGTTCCTGGAGCATCATTGAATTTTCTTGGAGGGCTTGTGAATTAATTGCTGCTTGCTGGcaggcagccttggggatgtgagGCACGATTCAAGCAGGCGTTGCTTTCtttgcttcagtaagattttctgAAGATATCAAACTAAGTGAGGTATTATCCCAGACTTCTGGTGAGAGGCTGCAGAAGCTCACTGTCCCGAGATGAGAGAAGAGATTCAAGACATCGACCTGAATTGAAGGTGTAATAGCAAGCGACAGCATGACTGATAAGACCAACATCAATGACATACTTGACATTTACCTCTTGAAAGGTTACTTATGTCCATCTCCTGGCTGGAAGGAGCCCTGAGTGTCCGATAAGACGTGCATCATGTCTAGATGGCTAGGGGGTATAAAGCTCTCTGTGGAATAGGTGGGATGGCGTGTGTGGATATTGGCGTGTGTGGGGTGTGAACACTTGGTGGGTGGGCTTGGGGCAGGCGAGACAGCGGGTGACGCAAGAGTGGGATATAGCTTGGAGTACCGTGTACTGTGCAGTGACAATGGTTAAAAATACCGACACCACTGTTATTCCCAAGCCCAGGGCGGGCTGTAGCTTTGTTACAATGTAAAATTAAGAACGAAAATCTACACTAAGAGACTGTGGCGTTGTTGTCAATGAAAATAATTGTTCCGTTTGCTCTGGAACGGATATATTTGTAGAACTATATCGACACACCATGGGAAGCAGATTGCTATATAGGCAGTCATTCCCCTCCTCCCCATCTTCTTGCCCCCTGTGAGGGGTCGTTGAGCCCCAACACACCACTAGACAAAACAGACAACTCCTTATAATAtaaatatgatgaccaaaccaaacGTCAGAATATGGGGGAatggacgatgtttcggtccgttctggaccattattaacCCCTTttatacgacttgataatggtccacgacggaccgaaacgtcgtcgttcatcCCATCTCCCGATGTGAGGtttagtcatcatatcttcagccacgttattttgactcGTCATCTAaatatatatgacttattgcattGTGTTACAGCTAACATAATGATCACATATATGGTGATCATTGCTCAAAAATCTCACCCAATTCCGCAGAGGTGGGAAACGTGCCATGATTCAGCAGGCTGTTCTCCCCCTGGATCACGCCCTGAAGGTGCTGGAACAAGAATCTGGCTGCTGTTAAGTCTCTGATTTGCGTAATGAGGTCATCTCCCTCCTTCTCAGACTCTTAAGTGCACTTTTAACCGAGGCGCCAAGGGTCTCTAAGCCTATTGGCACCAAACTGTAACAAGCTTAATAGTTAATAGTCTTCCTGAAAATGTAGATGTAGATGTAGattcacacgtgtagtcccacacaacCTGTTTACCATCCTCCCAAAGTTGAAATAAGAAAATATTTGCTGAAGCccctctgtcaccagtgttcccgaTTGCCTTTTTGACACGAAAAATTCTTTGGAAAATATGAAATAATTCTTACCATATTAGAAACTTTCGTTATGCATTTAATCAGAGCATATGAAACAATTTAGTTAACAAATGTCTATCGTTTAAAATAACGGCCTAAAGACCTAAAAATAAAATCGCCCTTTATTCGAAATATTCAAGCAATTTCACTTCCtgttacagcgttgctgtataaaTCACTAGATACATAAGAAAACTTTTAGAGGATAATATTTTATTGGTGAACTTAACCCAGATATTAAATTCTTTCAACTTACCCCGTTCTACGAAAGGTATATAgtcattttgaccagaccacacactagaaggtgtagagacgacgacgtttcggtccgtcctggaccattctcaagtcaatcgacttgtaacgtcgaccgaaacgtcgtcgtcccttcaccttctagtgtgtggtttggtcaacatactttagccacgttattgtgactcatcgcctgcctatatAGTCATTAGTTCGTCTGGCAGAAGAAACTAACCGGGTGCCGGAAAAGTTTTcaaaatcaaaattaaaaaatgAACGTGAGAAACTTAGGAGTTTCTTAAAGAGTATCGGGCTTCAGGGTAAATAGTGATATGTTATTTTTAGTGGGAAATTCCTTAGTGAATAAAGGAATTCTGTATCTCGCTTATGAACTGTATTAGGTATTTTCCTATAATTACAAAAGAACATACATGACATTAAATTCGAGTTTACAttactttttggggggagattcaAAAATtgataatatatttaatttcacTATATTGTTTTATTGGGTGTATGAAGGctcttcaacctctggagggatatTAAGGCTTCCACAATACTAACAAAGCAGAAAGTTTACTTTACTCTAGAACAGTCCTGGAATAAAGTAAAGTCACATTGTATATATACCAGAAAGTTTGGTAAACCTTTTGGGTTGGGTATTGTATTAGGAGTACTGCTTCTAATACATCATTAATATGACTATTTCCTGCATATTTAACATATAATTGATGATTTACAattgattttatatataaatatttttgtgtTTTTCATGAAATCTAAAATGATTAACAGGGAAGTAAAAATTATAGCTACATTGGTTTGCAAAATGACATAACAATTTCCAAGGGAAATAAATTTTGTATTTTCGCAGGACACGCTGATttcagagaccccccccccccccctccctgtctcttttAACCCGTTATCAGGTGAAATATTAAACAGCTGAAAATATTCGTACTCCAAAATAGTAATATAGATATTACTCTTATCAATAATTTCACGTAATTGGCTCTGGATAATAGTCTGTTGACTGGAAAGTTAGGTATCAATAATTACACAAAACCATTTTCCAAATTTTCCAGGATATCTGACAAATATTTCTGAACTCGGCTGAATATTGATTTTATgtgaattaaaaacaaaaacataattttttttttacagaggGTTTTATTCATCAAGGTGACTCAccgcacacacaacaacaccccaaTTTGACTCACAGCACACTCCACAACACCCTAATTTGACTCACAACACTCTCCACAACACCCCAATTTGACTCACAACACTCTCCACAACACCCCAATTTGACTCACAGCACACATTACACAACACCCGAAGGTGACTCACAacgcacaccacacaccagcggaCCAAATGGGACCCGAGAACACACAAACTTTAACCCGGAATTTTACTAACCACAAGAATTTCTCCACAGTGGAAACATTTACCACTTAATTGTTCCCAGCTGGTGACGCGAGTACCGTGCCATCTCCTACACGTGCTGGCTGACCTTCCCTTCTATTTCTGTCTCCTCCCAATGCTAcatatcgtcttcttcgaggtTGAGGGTCCCTACATACGTAACTAAAGGTAATAGCCCCTTTATTTATATGTTATTTACACATGTTTACTGTTACTCTTTGAGAATGCATTCGTCTGTCAAAAGGATTTGTGTCTCAGAGTGGTATTAGTCTACAGCATTCTTGTGTTTTATCGTGGATTCGTCCGGGATTTATTAATCCCACTGTGATTCTCAAGCATTTGTCATTTGTTTTTGTACTCAGGAAGATTTGCTACTCCGTTTTTACGCTTTAAGCTTTCGTGTATTGAAAAATTATATCTGAATCTTTAATCTGTGATTTGTTTAGTGTATGTGATAGTTGTATACTGAAACGAGTCTTTTAAACTTGGTCTATTGTTTCCCTGTATATCTTTTTctatctctgtgtctctgtctgtgtatctgtctgtgtgtctgtttttttgtctgtctgtctgtctctctctttctttgcctgtctgtctgtctgtctgtctgtctctctctttgcctgtctgtctgtctgtctgtctctctctctctctctctctctctctctctctctctctctctctctctctctctctctctctctctctctctctctctctctctctctctctctctctctctcttggcatAACAAATAGTAAGCTCTTATATACCTGAAGGAAAACAGATATATGGAGATGCATCTGAAGCACTCAACGCTCTCTCAGAAATTGCTTTTGTTCTCTTGATGTTGTTCTTTTTGAAACGTTTTAGTTTATAACCTCAGAGACGTTACATGGAGTTGAACGTTTGAGACACGTGTAGTCTCAGTCTTGACACGTGTAGTCTCAGTCTTGACACGTGTAGTCTCAGTCTTGACACGTGTAGTCTCAGTCTTGACACGTGTAGTCTCAGTCTTGACACGTGTAGTCTCAGTCTTGACACGTGTAGTCTCAGTCTTGACACGTGTAGTCTCAGTCTTGACACGTGTAGTCTCAGTCTTGACACGTGTAGTCTCAGTCTTGACACGTGTAGTCTCAGTCTTGACACGTGTAGTCTCAGTCTTGACACGTGTAGTCTCAGTCTTGACACGTGTAGTCTCAGTCTTGACACGTGTAGTCTCAGTCTTGACACGTGTAGTCTCAGTCTTGACACGTGTAGTCTCAGTCTTGACACGTGTAGTCTCAGTCTTGACACGTGTCAAGACTGACATCTTGACACTGTTGGAGTAAATAATTGGTCTCGACGTGGCATTGTGAGTAATATATCAAAATGAAGATCATTGCTGGAGGGAACACCATCCCTTCAGCTCATTGGGGCTtccagtttccacctgcgtcctcTTGTACTGCTTTCTCTAGCCTCTTTGAATAGGCTAAATGTGTTCATcaatgccggtcggccgagcggacagcacgctgggcttgtgatcctgtggtcccgggttcgatcccgggcgccggggagaaacaatgggcagagtttctttcaccatatgcccctgttacctagcagtgaaataggtacctgggtgttagtcagccgtcacgggctgcttcctgggggtggaggcttggtcgaggaccgggccgcggggacgctaaaaaaagccccgaaatcatctcaagataacctcaagatatgcccttcagtatcttgtaagttattaccatatccccCTCTGTTCTTTCTATCCTCTAGGGTTGAAAGATTTGGTTCCATTAGTCTATGTTCGTAGTTTAACCTTCTTGGCTCAGGCACCAATCTTGttacaaacctttgaacttttgacATTTTCACTGTATTCTTCACAAGCTGCGGATTTCATGATGGTGTTGCGTATTTTATTATTGGTCTAACAAATGTTGTGtgtttgtgcatgtgtgtgtgtgtgtgtgtgtttatttgtgtgtATGAGATGTTCTTAAAATACATTTATAGTGAATAAATGAACAGGTGAGCTGCTCTTTTAATCAAGTTTCACAAAAGTTTACAATTTAAACCGAGAGTGGAATGCAGTTAGAGATCAGCTATGTCAAAAGGCTTTTGCTTACAGTAGTATTGCATTACTGCTCTGTATTGGTAATGGTAAACTTGAGAGCGATTTTAATAAATAGAAGTGGTCACTAAGAGCGACGTAATTAAACTATTGTCTCATTATAAACATAGAGGATTTCTGACAGAATTCAGCACATAATTTTTTTTCCAAAGACCTAAAGCACCAGGTTTGTAACTGGAATATTTAATGACAGAAAAACTATATCACTAAAAACAGTAAAAATGTACTAAATGTACAGTAAAAAAAtgtacaatgatcacaaaaaatcTGATTAaagtatgcggaaaatccacatttGAAaactagagaatgcttaacgcgttctcggttaattcgccttcatcagagcaaagtagaatgaagcaaaattctactttgctctgatgaaggcgaattagccgaaaacccggtaagcattctctatttttcaaatgtggtttttccgcatatatatatatatatatatatatatatatatatatatatatatatatatatatatatatatatatatatatatatatatatatatatatatatatatatatatatatatatataatatgtataaggtataaatataacataatataatattatattaatattaaaattaaacGTAAAATTTAccgttcataaaaaaaaattatgttaataTACGTTTATATT encodes:
- the LOC138365654 gene encoding polysialic acid O-acetyltransferase-like, which translates into the protein MSVLTRVKTETTRVKTETTRVKTETTRVKTETTRVKTETTRVKTETTRVKTETTRVKTETTRVKTETTRVKTETTRVKTETTRVKTETTRVKTETTRVKTETTRVKTETTRVKTETTRVKTETTRVKTETTRVSNVQLHVTSLRL